The genomic region AGGTGGGTTGTATTTGTAGTACCCTCTCCTCCTGCTCGCTGCTGTTAGCGTGCGTGTTGTGTTGCGCAGACAGAGAACACCAACACGCTGCTcgtatttatttttttttcccccctcgTGAAAGGCGATGGCGGTGGAGACTGCACAGAGATTGCCAAGGTATTTTTCTGCAAATGTaacgtaaaaaaaaaaaaaaaaaagagccaacAGAAAAGAGAGCCGAGTCTGCCTCGTTAAAGCATCCACTGACGATTCTGTGAGCAGAAATAGCCTCATAATGAAGCTTTTTGGAGCTCATTCAGAAAATTTGTCAACTTTGACAACATTAGGCAAGGTATTTTGAGTTTAAAGAAGGCGCTTCTCACTGTTGGGAGGAAATGTGGCAGTTGCTTGGCCAAGCTGATTTTTAGATGCTGAAGGCCATGGGTGCTAACATGTTCAGGATAATTTAGGTATTCCCTTATTTCAGGATTAAAAAACGCTAAATGACTGATCGCCTTATTTCCTTAAGCACTAAAAAATACCCCATCCAGCTAATATCTCTGAGTGGGCTTGGTGGTGAATTTGCTGTTTATTTGGATCCTGAGGAGTAGCTCAGAAGTGAGCGGTGCCTCCCCTCACCCCGCaggcatttctgctgcacttGCTTTTTATCATTTCGGTTTTCTGCCATAgatacttatttatttatttgcctcataccctcccccttcccccactGCCCCCCCACTTGGTGTATAACTACTGcctttaggatttttttaaattggaagCCGCAAACGGGCCGATGGGGGACAGTGACACAAATCCGTGCATTTACGTCTGCACGTGTGTTCTGAGGGCTGGATGTGCCCTGCGTGTCGGTGCCTGGTGTGCGTGTGCCCATGCAGGCTGGCTCTCCCCCCTTCTCTCTTACACACACGCACGCGTTCCCTGCACGGCCTGTACGGGGAGTgtgcagtgtctgtgtgtgttgaAACACCTTCTGTCTACActgtatttctgaattttagaaACTGGGTCTTGTCTGGCTGGTGGAAGATACACACCCATGCGTGTGAGAGTGTGTGCAGTGCTTTTAGCCTTGAATTCATGTACATAAATAATACATCCAGCAATAAAACACCACATTCCCTTCTTGTCGTAGTACCACAAGAGTTTCCCAGTGTGTTCTTGCAGCCTATCCATTTAATTTTAGCACCGAATCGTTCAAGGAGTCAGAAATGTGCCCTCGTGTAGGAGCACGGAGACAGTTGCGGTGCTCTCCCTCTGAGTTCTGCGTGCtagggctgctcctgcaggatctCTTGCCTGTAACTGTTGAATCCCTGTCCCCGGTGCCGTGCTGACAGCCGTGTTGCATGGCTTTGGCTGGGGGGAGCGGGCGGACTCCAGAGCGGGGTGTAATATTCATGAAGAGGGGGCTCGGCGCGTTCCTCCCCCCGCGCCTGCTGCCTTTCCCGGGAGCTCTAACCATTCTCCTTTTGTTTCTCAAACTGCAGCCGAACCTCTTGAAGCCATTCTCACTGATGATGAACCTGAACATGGCACATTGGGAGCTCCGGAAGGGGACCACGACCTCCTCACTTGTGGCCAGTGTCAGATGAACTTTCCGTTGGGGgacattcttatttttattgagCACAAACGGAAACAATGCAATGGCAGTCTCTGCCTAGAGAAGGCTGTGGATAAGCCACCTTCACCCTCACCAAGTGAGCTGAAAAAAGCGTCCAATCCCGTGGAGGTTGGCATCCAGGTTACGCCAGAGGATGACGATTGTTTATCAACGTCATCTAGAGGAATTTGCCCTAAACAGGAACATATAGCAGGTAAATTAAAGCAAGGAGAAGTGTTTGCGAGTTTATTTCCGTGTCAGTCGCACCGTAGCGTGTTGGCAGTGGCGCGCTGCGGTGTCTGTGTGTCCGGTGGGGGCCGGGCTGTCCGTGCCCTCCCTGCCCGGGTTAGCGGTGTTTGCCGGTGCCCGCGCGGCCGCGGGAGCAACAGGCACGTGCCAGCCGGTGTTCCTGGCCGCATTGTTCGAGGCCACTCTGGTGATTTGCCTGCATTGTAGGCACTGTCTCCCGGTGGGTGTCTGCCTGCCGGAGCGCTGCGGGAGGAGGGTTCCGAGGCTGCCGTGAGGAGCTTTTTGAGTCTTGGGCAAAGTCAGGGGTGAAAGAGTTAACCGAGCATCCGCCAGCCTTGGTTCCATATTGGCTGTCAGCGTATGGACTGTAATTAAACACAGCCCCATGGCAAAGTGACACCACCGACCTTGACTTTAAGATGCCATTTTCGACTGGCCAGGCCAGAGTAGAGAGGGCAGTTGCTGAAGCGCACAGACATGCTTATTCGAAAAGTTTAAGGGCATGTTGGAAATTTCAAAAGGTTGGTTTGACAGGAaaggctgctctctgcagcctgcCTCCTCAGCCAAATGATAAATGCTTCGCTATGCTCTCTCTTGTCTCTGATGTGGTTTTGACAGATGTATCTTGATTTTGTTTGCGGTTTACACAACCACATGTCAGCCGTACAAATGTCCAAGGCAGAGTTCTGTTTTGTGCAACAAACAAtatgaaatgtaatttaaaaaaagaaaaaagggtaaataattccatttcatagcatattttttttttctttttataaaatcaGAAAACCATTGGCCATGCAGATATTTTCACAAatgaggttaaaaaaataaaagtgtaccatgtaaaagaaaatctcagagccctgggagcGTAACAAGGCACGCTCTGCTTTTAAAACCCTACTAGTAAACAAAAGTACTGCCCATTTGCAGTGAGGGTTTCAGATCACTTCAAACCACGCCAACGCTGCCAGTCGAAAAAGGCAAGACCGCAGCCTATCAACCCCAGTGAGTGCCTGAACCAGCTGCAAACTCCCCCTCCAGTGATGTTTGGGATGTGACACTGCCTGTACCTCTCTTTGGGGAGCCCACAGGACCGCTTGGGGTTGTCGGAGGCGCAGTACATCATCACATGATGTGCTGGAGCTTGTCTTGGGCTCGCTTTGGCCACAAAGTTAAACCATAATAGGGCAGTAGGCGCTGGGAGGTTCAGCAGGATCCTCCCGCAGCCTTCCCTGGCCTCCAAGACGGCCGCCAAActgtgctggagagctgcagctctggaggttTTGTGGTGGCAGCAGATCCTATCGATGCATGGCTGTCTGTCTGCGCACGTGTCTGTGCGCCGAGCCATGTGTGTGCACACGCAGACATCATGTGAACAAATGTGTGCTCTTTCTGCAGAGTAATCAGTCTTTCCCTGAAACCTGAATATCTCTACATGTAAGAGGAAACAGGCTCAGCTACTGCTAAGCCATATTTTGAATGAGACTTAACCCCCCTCCAGTAATTCCCCATATTGCACTTCCCAGACACGGATATTAAAGGTGAGGTTTCTTTCCCAGAGTGGTAGAGGGCAGTGCCCATTTCCATGTGCTGCCTGCGATCTGACGGAAAGCCAACAGAAGTGTAGGGTGTGATTAATGAAGCAGGAGCCTGGCGGAAGGGATTTGTAGTCTTCCAAGCTCTGGAGCCATACTAAATCACCAAATATGGAGGAGCGCTGGTATGATGTAACGCTGTATTTACGTACGGCGCCGCTCCGCtcaaaagacaaaacacagTATCTGTCAAGCAAGAATTAAACATGCTGTCGTCCCGTGGTCCCAGCTCGgtccctgggctggagggatggCCATGCTGAAGAGTTCTGCCCGAGGGGAACCTCCTCTGCTGAGGGTTTGCTCTGGCACTCACTTGGTGTGGGAGGCTCAGCGAGCCAAGTGTGGCTTTGGCGTGGCGCAGGTGACGCGAAGCGAGGAGGATTTGGGCTGGCGCGCCGTTACGGGGCTGTTAATTCAGAAAGGGCTGTGGTTTCACCTGGCTGTAAATGCTTCTCTGAGCAGAGGCAGTGGCTGAGGAGGGGGCACAGTGGCAGGGCCTGATCCTGCTCGCTTGTACATGTAGGTGGTTTGACTGGGAGCAGGCTTGGCACCATGCGGGAGGGTCCACAGAGCAAGCTGTGAGTGTGTCCTGAGTAGGGATGGAGTTGTGGTTGTCAGGACTCTTCTGCCCCAAGGTTTCTGGCTGTGGTGCTCAGCCATGCCTATACAGATGGGAGGTCCAAGATCACAGCAcctccctggctgggctggagctgagcaacGCTGGGGTCCCTTGGTTCTCTTTCTGTTGGTTGGAAAtgcagcctggctttgggaaagggagaaggtGCAGCAGGAGTTATGGGGTCTTGCActgttcctctcctctcccttttcagTTGGAGTTCAGATCTCTTGTGTCACAAAGTGTGGTGATAGCTGGAGTGACCCATTGCTCGTAGCCAGTAGTTTGAGGAGTCCAGCAGTAAAATTTCCAGTGAAGGTCTTGGAGCCTGAACTGTGAAGTTCAGGCTTCAGGAGGAGGACCCCTGTGAAGAACCTCAAAGTCTTCCAATTCAGCTATTTATATCTGATTTCTGTGCAAGAATGCAAAATGCAACATTTGAGTGTgtaattaaggaaaaaaaaagatagaggCTGCCTTTGGAAAAATACACAGAAGTTGGGGAAGTGATTCTTTCTGCTAAGAGAccaaaaatacatattttgtaGCAATATGAAAATGTTCCCAATTAGTTTTGAGGATGGAAGAAGTGTTCCAGGTTAGGTCTGGATACAGAGGTGCTGTGGGTGAGCTCTGGGTGcagtttttttccctgcctgcagtTTCCTGGTCAGTATGTTGGGGTGTTACAGTAAAAGAGAATCGTAAGTAATGGTTAAAGATGTACGGAACAGCAAGGAGGCAGCGACTCATTCAAATGCAGGGAGAAATGTCTGTTTTAACTGTCCTTAAGCTGCTCTTTATCTTGCCATTTTCCAGCGACAGGGCTGAGGACAGGAGCTTATATGTGCGTGTGCAacctgtgcagcagctgtgggatccATACAGGTGCAGGCATGTGTCCATACCTGGCTCTTCCATGTGGGTGTCTGCCTGTGCACGGCTCTGCCTTGCTATAAAATTTTGAGTGATGCTGATCCAGCGCCGGAGCTGAAATGCCATAAatttaactgaaaattaataGGATATGTTGTGTGGGTCCAACGAGGCAGCTTTCATCAATATGTATGTCAAAGCCTCACCACCAGATACCGGCAGCCCGTGATTTGCAGTGAGGGCGACGGCAGGGCTTTAGTTATCCGCTCTCGTATTTTACAATAGGGGGAAATATTAACTGAAGTATCTGGAGATCAGTGAATGTAAAATCGCTGCTCACTTATTGAAAAGGCTGAGGAAATATTTATCGCCCGCCCGTGTCaggttttggtggtttgtttgttggATGTGTGAATCCGAGGGAATTAATGAAAGGTTGGGGCTGGGGTGAAGGAGGATCTTAAATGTTACTTGGATGCAGTTGGGGGAACACTTTGGAGTGCTGCTGTGAATTCCCCTGTATGATGCCGAGCGTGGATCCGTGGATGCTCTATTTACTGTACaaagaggggaggaggaggggaggtcATTTTTACTGCTCGAATCCTATATTCTCAAGCTGCTTGTGACATTCAAATTAAACACGTGGGAAAATAATGTAAGAAATCCCTCTGTCTGCTGCAGTCGGGGGAAGGTGAACGTCATTTGGTACTAAATTTGAGACTGAGTATTGTTTGATTATTACAGTTCTTGGGAAGTAATGTCTTTAAGCAGAATCTTTTTGGGGCTGTTGTTAGTAGTTGCCATTATAACTCTATGGGTTGTGATTGTCgattccttgttttgttttgttctggagACAAAAAAATACTGCTGTCTGCACTGAACAGTTAGCATTGCATCTGGACAATAAGATGAAAGCTTAAAAAtagaggggggggggggaggaaggaATATGGGAAGATTTTGAAGTCAAATTCTATCTGCTTTCCCCAtacaaagaaagagagagagcaggCTGGGTAAAATATtgcagacaggaaaaaatagTGAGGGTGCTACCCAAAGGCTCCCGCTCCCGAGATTTGGAGCGCTGCGTACAAGCTGTATTTGTAAATAAGACAGAGAAAGGTTGTGAACCGGCAGCTTGGCTGTTTTGTCAAAGTACAATGTCAGAGAAACTCTTTCTAAGACAAATTGTAAATAGAAGTGTCACGATGATTGCATGATTGAGCTCTAGAAGTGTCTTGCAATTGTTGGCATTGTCAGAAGACTTTTGAAAGCTTAATTAAAGGCGGTGGCCTGTGCGGCTGTGAAATTTActtctggggggggggggggaatgtAAAAAATGTAGGGGATCAAAAAGTTGCTGTAATGCTGCTCGTGCAGGGATACAGAGAAGAGTCAATagtttccctgctttccccattGCCTTTTATAAATAACGTTTTTTGAAGAAGCAAGCACGTGACACCAATATCATCCTTTGTACGAGGTAAAGATTGTGTTAGTTTTCCTATTCCCTGCTGTTCCAGACAGTTAATGTAAAAATGGGTCTTTATTGGAAACACAAATAGGAGTTCACTCAAAGCACAGAAGCAGGGTAGAAAGTTTTCCTCTGCCTTCCAGGGGAGCATCACAGTGTTGTGGTGCCCTGAATATTTCtgctgggcttttttgtttcctgcaaACCAGATCTTCTGAGAGGATGAGAAACATATTTTGTGTTCCTTCTCCTATTGCATGAGACACTGAATTGTGGAGCTGTCCATGAGCAGAGGCATCACTGTATCCAAAATGCTGGTGGTTCAAGAGGCAGCTTGGCACACGTTAAGCTCCATATAGATCTTGAAAGGTGCACGTTGGCATCACGTGCCCAAAGCTTTGGAAATCACGCGCGTAATAAACGCGAGGCTCTGCGCCGACAGTCCCAGCAACAAATGCTGGGCCAcggaaactgaggcagggagtAAATTAAACACCTTCTAATTAGCCCAATGGGAGAAGTGAAGTCTTCTCCAAACATTCCTATAATTTGGTAATGCCTCTTTTAAAGAGGAGGAGGCCTATTAGCATCGCCCCGTTTTGTATATGCAACCCTCAGCCCACGAGCTCGCTCCTGCTTcattcaaataataaaaactatTAAAGAGGCTTGTGAGGCACAGTCAGGCAACGGGAGCCTCCAGTTGTTTGCCTGCATGCATCCTCATTTGGACAAAATTTTTTTTGGACAAAATTCCCTTCAGGCTTCGGTCTGTTTTTATATCCACTAGTACCAGCTTTGTGCAGTAAAAGGCATTTAGCATCAAGCTGGACATGGCCTGGCACAGTGCCActtgtgttttgttctgtttttttttttttagctaatCGCTGAGGATCTCTCGTTACCTTTCTGCTTGTTGTGATTTTGTTCGGGTCATGATGCTGCCAGGGATGTCGTGAGTCCAAGGAAGGTGTCTTGTCCCAGTGGCAGGCATTTGAGCGCAGCTTCCATCTGGGAGCGCTTGGTTTTATGTGTCAGCTACTGGGGTACTGCACAAGTCCATAAAACAAATCAGGTCCGTGTATTTCAGTGTATTAAGTCTTACATATTTGTATGTTCATGCTAGTAGCATGGTCCTAAAATTAACTATTGggtggatttttgttttgtttttcccttggGCTAATGAACATAATTTTGTCTCTCTGTGTACATagacagcagctccagcctgacgCCTGGTGACGTCGGGCATAGCAGGTTTGGGCCCATGTAGGTAGTACATGGATTGCTGTGATTTATGGCATACTTTTAAGAACAACAGGCACATTAATGGACCCACAAACCACCCAAGCAGTTGGGATGATCTGATAATGACGTTCCATGAAACACAGTTTGCTCAGGAGGGGCCCCTATCTTGGGTGTGCTTTGCTCCGCCAGATGTGGATCAAACTCTTGCAGGAACTGGACTGGTGGCTGTGGACCCCTATGGATGAGCAGACCAAGTGCTGACATTATTCAAACCTTCCCGTGTTGATGCCAAACGCATTTTAAAGCCCATAAACATCCTCCCCGTCTCTAATCAGGTTTAGTATGCAACGCATCCCGCACGGGGTTCAGCCAGTTTGTTTTCCAACCTTTATTGGCCAGCTGCACTCGCTGtgcatctttaaaatatttcagcaaggctttttttttgctcttccaTCACCGAGGCTGGTAACTTGGTGGCTCATTCTTCATTCGGAGGTGGCATTGCCTGGGGTTGGCGAGGGAAAGGTTTGCGGTGTGGGGTGTGGCGAGGTCAGCCCCGATCCCAGCAGGGAATTTGTGTTCTTCATTTGCCTTTACAATCGGAGCACAGCTACTGTACCTTGGAGCAGCTCTCAGGTGTGAGCTCAGATGGGCGCATGTAAATGTCCTGTCAGATGCAACACAGGAATATTAATGTTTCCTCAGCACCACGCTATAATAAAGCTGTACACAGCCAGCTTAATATGCAGCCGGGCTGGGGAATTGTATAAAACTTCGATAGCCCAGTGTGAATGACAGcggtggaaaaaaaaaaattcaatatgCCACAGTTTGCATTCTTGTTTCCCTTTGATctaaagcaaaatgaaaacatcctctcctctccctcctcgTTCTGAATAGGTGTCCTTCCTCTGCAAAATTGGATAGTAAGtaagaaaagaagacaaagtaCAGGGCACGGTGCTGAATTATTTGAAGCACATTAACTTCAGCCCGCTGGGGGATGTAATTTTTTCAAGTATTagcaaacatttatttttttatactcGGGATTGTTGGCATTGCTTTTCGTTCTTTTTTTAGCATCTGGGTCTGgttgaaacaaagaaaacagagccaccgcaaacaggggctggagcccctttTGCCCTCTGGCTTGGGCACGGCTCAGGCTGTACACCCTCCTTGCAGAGGTTTCATTTGCATCTTCTTGTGTGTTTGAATCTTCAGCTCCATCCAAAGGTGTCTGCTTTTCAGTGCGGTTGTGTTCGAGGATTTTTAATAATGTGCTCATTTAACTGAATCAACAGCTGTCAGGAGCGGTTGTAGTAAATCCACAAAAtgcacaaagaaaaatacatacGTTCCCTGAAACAAAACACTTGAAACAAATTGGCTGCCAAAAAAAGCTGCTGAATTCTGGGTTTGCAGACAGTGCACCAAAgtgtttcttctctctgctttccccGGAGACCTCTCCCCGCTTGCCTGCTGCAATTCTACTGGAACTTTTTACCTGAACAGgttgcttttaaagaaaaaaaatcctatcacTTCCCCATCTGGCGGGTACAGAACTCAGCTACAGctcagattttttgtttttcacactAAATAGCTGAGACACCAAGAGTGGGGCAAGAGCAAAAGCCAAATAACTGCATTGCCGGCAAGGCAGGAGGCTCAGTATCCCTGGGAAATAGCTGTCAGGAGAAGCTATTCCTCTCTGCCCTTCCAGGCAGGCGTTGTCAGGGTGCTGCAGAGGGTGCAGGATTCcccctggaggggctgtgctggtggaggGAGATGTGGGGAGCTTTGGTCAGTCAGAACCAACGACTTTCTGCTTCCACCCTCCCCTGCTTTGCCTAAATGCTGAACAATTACACCTACAATTTGATCTTAGCTGCAGATAGAAAAACCTCTGCCTAAATAAACAATGGAATTACTGCTGAACAACAAAGGCTCAAAGAAGAGCCCTGCTTTTAGTGGtgttattattgttgttgtggataataatattattattactattgtTATTATTACTGCTATTACTACAGCTATTACCTCTTTAAAATTATGCATTGCAGTTCCTCGTTCCTTTAGGAAGTGAGGAGTTTAATTTTGCATTAATTGCTTGCTTAATTGATTTATCAGGTAGGgaaatagaaaatgcaaaaatacaaatgtgtTGTATTGTACCCCCCCCAATATTCGCAACAATTAATTTGTCACCCAGCATTACTGTGCTTCAGCGTcacagctgggttttttttttcagatattgaATGAATCATCTGGGTTTTGTTGCATTTTAGCTACTGAGTTTATTCTTTGTGGAGTAAGAGAATTGATCAGCAGAAGTGTTGTTCTTCGGGCAGGGCATGGCGAGCGCACGGAGCATTTACTGGGTGAGGGTGGCCGTGGggcttttccctgtgtttctcTATTACTGGTGCTGATTTTCATGTT from Molothrus ater isolate BHLD 08-10-18 breed brown headed cowbird chromosome 3, BPBGC_Mater_1.1, whole genome shotgun sequence harbors:
- the BCL11A gene encoding B-cell lymphoma/leukemia 11A isoform X5, whose protein sequence is MSRRKQGKPQHLSKREFSPEPLEAILTDDEPEHGTLGAPEGDHDLLTCGQCQMNFPLGDILIFIEHKRKQCNGSLCLEKAVDKPPSPSPSELKKASNPVEVGIQVTPEDDDCLSTSSRGICPKQEHIAGKDEPSSYTCTTCKQPFNSAWFLLQHAQNTHGLRIYLESEHGSPLTPRVRRTPPAGAAPREPRMSGSFRMEVPEHLNSERR